In Chryseobacterium camelliae, one DNA window encodes the following:
- a CDS encoding DUF3857 domain-containing protein, with amino-acid sequence MMKIFCIGALSIASLHFAQNYPASAIPEPLKKNANLVIRKDLTTLQINSVDEIRYQYQKVRTVMNKDGKDQATPVINYQKGDQISDVKVTIYDEAGKKIKSFSKSDFGDFANTPDGIFYSDDRFMALSYIPTQYPYTIEFSYQLKDKNTVFIPDFVPFSTTNTSVESKELRVINNSGIELKTKTYPSKYNYAEVAENGSSADKLYSYKDIPAVDGTFLMPQPDKILPKVSFALTKFNLMGKQGSISSWKDFGAWYYSSILQPVSTVTPTVKAEVAALHLQGSTEEKVKKLYQYMQSKTRYIAVALGIGGWQPMQPEEVSKKGYGDCKGLTNYMKVLLEEAGIPSYYCVINSGDSQLTFDPDFPKMGGNHVILMVPTEKGSIWLENTSQMMAFNHLSTFTTDRNVLSIRKDGIELINTPVYPPEQNNEKQILKVRINEDNSISGEGQFSYTGNQYDYNVAFTGLSPKERNEAIRERLNILNFDKIEMKNVINDRDNAVAKYELDFKAGNYAKTAGNSMLFRAVPIFTNVIYKTDESRTLPFELQQSFQDDYEITFTVPAHYKLDEVPENVSFSSEFGSYQLNFVRNGEELKVVRSIRINKGIYPKEKYNEYINFRKKTLKNDNSKILISKI; translated from the coding sequence ATGATGAAAATATTTTGTATAGGAGCCCTCTCTATTGCTTCTTTACATTTTGCTCAGAATTATCCCGCTTCGGCCATCCCTGAACCCTTAAAAAAGAACGCAAACCTGGTCATCCGGAAAGACCTGACCACCCTCCAGATCAACAGCGTAGATGAAATACGGTACCAGTACCAGAAAGTAAGAACCGTGATGAATAAGGACGGTAAAGATCAGGCGACTCCCGTTATCAACTATCAGAAAGGAGACCAGATTTCAGATGTAAAAGTGACCATCTATGATGAAGCCGGCAAGAAAATCAAATCATTCTCCAAATCAGACTTTGGTGATTTTGCCAATACTCCGGATGGCATATTCTATTCGGATGACCGTTTTATGGCGCTATCCTATATTCCAACACAATATCCTTACACCATAGAATTTTCTTATCAGCTTAAAGATAAGAATACGGTCTTCATTCCGGATTTTGTACCGTTTTCTACAACCAACACATCGGTTGAAAGCAAGGAGCTGAGAGTCATTAACAATTCAGGAATAGAGCTTAAAACCAAAACTTATCCTTCAAAATACAATTATGCTGAGGTTGCTGAAAACGGCAGTAGTGCGGATAAACTCTATTCCTATAAAGATATTCCTGCGGTTGACGGTACTTTTTTAATGCCTCAGCCGGATAAAATCCTGCCTAAAGTAAGCTTTGCATTAACGAAGTTCAACCTGATGGGCAAGCAGGGGAGTATCAGCAGCTGGAAGGATTTCGGTGCCTGGTACTATAGCAGTATTTTGCAGCCCGTATCTACCGTGACCCCTACAGTTAAAGCCGAAGTAGCGGCACTGCATTTACAGGGGTCTACAGAAGAGAAAGTCAAGAAGCTGTACCAGTATATGCAGTCTAAGACCAGGTATATTGCGGTAGCTTTAGGAATTGGAGGATGGCAGCCGATGCAGCCGGAGGAAGTATCCAAAAAAGGCTATGGAGACTGTAAGGGGCTTACAAACTACATGAAAGTATTGCTGGAGGAAGCAGGAATTCCTTCTTATTACTGTGTGATCAACTCAGGGGATTCACAGCTTACTTTCGATCCGGACTTCCCGAAAATGGGCGGAAATCATGTGATACTCATGGTTCCTACAGAAAAGGGGAGCATTTGGCTGGAAAATACGAGCCAGATGATGGCATTCAACCATTTAAGCACTTTCACCACAGACAGGAATGTGCTCTCGATCCGAAAAGACGGCATAGAACTGATCAATACTCCCGTATATCCGCCGGAGCAGAATAATGAAAAGCAGATCCTGAAAGTAAGGATCAACGAAGACAACAGTATCAGCGGCGAAGGCCAGTTCTCCTATACCGGAAATCAATATGATTATAACGTAGCTTTTACAGGCCTTTCACCGAAAGAACGGAATGAAGCCATCAGGGAAAGGCTGAATATTCTGAATTTTGATAAGATCGAGATGAAAAACGTCATTAATGACAGGGACAATGCCGTTGCCAAGTATGAACTGGACTTCAAAGCCGGGAATTATGCTAAAACTGCAGGAAACAGCATGCTGTTCAGGGCTGTCCCTATCTTTACCAATGTTATTTATAAAACGGATGAGTCGAGGACGCTTCCTTTTGAGCTCCAGCAGTCATTCCAGGATGATTATGAGATCACATTTACTGTTCCTGCCCATTATAAGCTGGATGAGGTTCCTGAGAATGTCAGTTTCAGTTCTGAATTCGGAAGCTACCAGCTGAATTTTGTCCGCAACGGGGAGGAGCTGAAAGTTGTGCGGAGTATCAGGATCAACAAAGGTATTTATCCGAAAGAAAAATACAATGAGTACATCAACTTCAGGAAGAAGACATTAAAAAATGATAATTCAAAAATTTTAATTTCAAAAATATAA
- a CDS encoding VOC family protein has protein sequence MSCTQNTNKIMKENNPVVYFEIPVTDLERAQKFYSHVFGFRFEKEIIDDYEMLLFPFEETGSGISGALAKGDVYQPTQKGVILYFRTQDIDLTLEKVLEKGGKILYPKTLNEKHGFAVAEFEDSEGNRIAIHQAL, from the coding sequence ATGTCCTGTACACAAAACACCAATAAGATCATGAAAGAAAACAATCCTGTGGTCTACTTTGAAATTCCTGTCACAGATCTGGAAAGGGCCCAAAAGTTTTACAGCCATGTATTTGGCTTCAGGTTTGAAAAAGAAATTATTGATGATTATGAAATGCTGCTGTTCCCTTTTGAAGAAACCGGAAGCGGGATTTCCGGGGCGCTGGCAAAAGGCGATGTCTACCAGCCGACCCAAAAAGGTGTTATCCTTTATTTCAGGACCCAGGACATTGATCTCACATTAGAAAAAGTCCTGGAGAAAGGAGGAAAAATCCTTTATCCTAAAACCCTTAATGAAAAACATGGTTTTGCAGTCGCAGAATTTGAAGATAGCGAAGGAAACCGCATTGCCATTCATCAGGCATTATAA
- a CDS encoding diacylglycerol/lipid kinase family protein produces MNNVAFIINPFSAKGNYQPFLNALKSKIKDPLYYISDSIAGTHDFIQEHFSHVDIFVAVGGDGTISTVAQYLIGTSKILAIFPAGSGNGFSNENNFSKNLDELVSKLQSGKSRKIDTFTVNGKLSINVSGTGFDGKVVKEFEKTDRGFKNYIKVSFKTFFNYKPIKVKFLDEKYHQYNGKYLMLNIANTRQFGNNAYIAPKASKSDGLVDMVLVKKFPLTYSALFAFRMFTKRLKDDDYVTYLPVSEIEFKVNTKNWHLDGEFNKIKSPIHVKVQPASLNILI; encoded by the coding sequence ATGAACAATGTCGCATTCATCATCAATCCTTTTTCAGCCAAAGGAAATTACCAGCCGTTTCTCAATGCGCTGAAATCAAAGATTAAAGACCCTTTATATTACATTTCAGATTCTATTGCCGGAACCCATGATTTCATACAGGAACATTTTAGCCATGTGGATATTTTTGTTGCAGTAGGAGGGGACGGAACGATTTCTACGGTGGCGCAGTATCTGATCGGGACTTCCAAAATTCTGGCGATCTTTCCTGCAGGTTCGGGAAATGGATTTTCAAATGAAAACAATTTCAGCAAGAACCTGGATGAGCTGGTCAGTAAATTGCAGTCTGGAAAATCAAGAAAAATAGATACCTTTACCGTAAATGGCAAACTTTCTATCAATGTTTCCGGTACCGGTTTCGATGGTAAAGTCGTAAAAGAATTTGAAAAGACAGACCGCGGATTCAAAAACTACATCAAAGTTTCCTTTAAAACATTCTTTAATTATAAACCCATCAAGGTTAAATTCCTTGATGAAAAGTATCATCAGTATAACGGGAAATACCTGATGCTGAATATCGCCAATACCCGGCAGTTCGGCAATAACGCCTACATCGCCCCGAAAGCCAGTAAAAGTGACGGTCTGGTCGATATGGTTTTGGTCAAAAAATTTCCTTTGACATATTCCGCGTTGTTTGCATTCCGGATGTTTACAAAACGGCTGAAAGATGATGATTACGTCACCTATCTTCCGGTTTCAGAAATAGAGTTTAAAGTAAATACCAAAAATTGGCATCTTGACGGGGAATTCAACAAAATAAAATCTCCGATACATGTCAAAGTCCAGCCGGCCAGCCTGAATATCCTGATCTGA
- a CDS encoding DUF3298 and DUF4163 domain-containing protein: MKNLLAAAALAALFTISACKKNEKSGIASATEISRPEPFRVDSVAINDSVKIADSLTVQYSARLLVFPSLQDKTLLDSIYFDRKGLEDFSKKGIQSYLEKGKDDYFNKIRKESKDYLSDIDFGQKWYLDTAMRLKSRTNDFMHIQYTWGSYEGGAHSNYGFFERVFDLKNNKKLELKDITTMPVSSLQALLIKNIDKISSGSTDNNGQINNSEMLLVDVIPATDNFYFDDKNLYFHYSPYEIAAFAAGDITIPVSWQELDKTLTPAFRERMKFK; this comes from the coding sequence ATGAAAAATCTGCTGGCAGCTGCAGCATTGGCTGCTCTCTTTACTATTTCGGCCTGTAAGAAAAATGAAAAATCAGGCATAGCCTCTGCAACGGAGATTTCCAGACCTGAACCTTTCAGGGTAGATTCCGTAGCCATCAATGATTCCGTAAAGATTGCGGATTCCCTTACCGTACAGTATTCTGCCAGGCTGCTGGTATTTCCTTCCCTACAGGATAAGACCTTGCTCGACAGCATTTATTTCGACAGAAAGGGACTGGAGGATTTTTCTAAAAAAGGCATTCAGTCTTATCTTGAAAAGGGTAAGGATGATTATTTCAACAAAATAAGAAAAGAGAGCAAAGATTACCTGTCGGACATAGATTTCGGGCAAAAATGGTATCTTGATACGGCTATGCGACTGAAATCCCGCACCAATGATTTTATGCATATCCAGTATACCTGGGGTTCATATGAAGGCGGAGCCCATAGCAATTATGGTTTTTTTGAACGTGTTTTCGACCTTAAAAACAATAAAAAACTGGAACTGAAAGATATTACCACCATGCCGGTCAGCAGCCTTCAAGCATTGCTGATCAAAAATATCGATAAGATCAGCAGCGGAAGCACAGACAACAATGGACAGATAAACAATTCCGAAATGCTTCTGGTAGACGTGATCCCGGCAACGGATAATTTTTATTTTGATGATAAAAACCTGTATTTCCATTACAGCCCGTACGAAATTGCAGCTTTCGCAGCCGGTGATATAACGATTCCGGTTTCCTGGCAGGAACTGGATAAAACCCTTACGCCCGCGTTCCGGGAAAGAATGAAATTTAAATAA
- a CDS encoding transglutaminase-like domain-containing protein: protein MKKILWAAVGSLAITFVKAQKHEFLDPPKFNDADLSKPKSLLDENAPAEVLYRSAHYKMDSRTGYLSKSYFYRVKIYQKDKAEDWLNLEIPLYHSDGGNQETISKIKAFTYNLDNGVKVETKVENNSKYKSKENKNVTVTKFAFPNVKDGSIIEYQYTVESPFSYSIPEFLIEMDTPSIYTEYVLDNPINMSYNVNYTGSLNPKYREIADKNLYGMDYKTYRFAYENLKPFKVEKFVKNDRNYRTKVSAELHSTNFSELKLYSSSWDQIRKRLYEDEDFGGELKKNRLAKDNMPAAIAGMKNDLDKANAIFNYVQKAFTWNNNRGIYTEDGIRKMLETKTGNAAEINLFLVMLLREAGIKADPVLISTINNGMINLVSPNVANLNLVIAAIEVNGELHIYDATTKQSSVDQLPPRDWNQYGILMAKENVKQIQMVNGKPSFNYLTTTAKINPDGSISGTYTDRDTGTYAMYAKENYDDNQENYKKQYKENFALDFTGITSKVLDNGDFESSMSFSSENLIDKVGKKIIINPMLFLNKNSNEFDQTDERKYQIDFISPFTKVKKITLEIPEGYAIEEMPKSKKIVTQDKEIEYSYSAEQNGNMLEVTSVMTVKSADYPKEYYPAFKQIWGTASKSENQVISLIRKS, encoded by the coding sequence ATGAAAAAAATATTGTGGGCAGCAGTAGGCTCCCTTGCCATCACTTTCGTCAAGGCTCAAAAACATGAGTTCCTCGATCCTCCGAAGTTTAATGATGCTGATCTTTCCAAACCCAAATCCCTGCTGGATGAGAATGCTCCGGCGGAAGTGCTGTACCGTTCAGCACATTATAAGATGGATTCCCGTACCGGATATCTTTCCAAAAGCTATTTTTACCGGGTGAAGATCTATCAGAAAGATAAGGCTGAAGACTGGCTGAATCTTGAAATTCCTTTGTATCATAGTGATGGCGGAAACCAGGAAACCATCAGCAAGATCAAAGCATTCACCTATAATCTGGACAACGGGGTAAAAGTAGAGACCAAGGTGGAGAACAATTCCAAATATAAAAGCAAGGAAAATAAGAATGTTACGGTAACAAAATTCGCATTTCCTAATGTCAAGGACGGCTCCATAATCGAATACCAATATACAGTAGAATCTCCTTTCAGCTATTCCATTCCTGAATTCCTCATTGAGATGGATACGCCATCCATCTATACGGAATATGTACTGGACAATCCTATCAATATGTCCTATAATGTAAATTATACCGGGTCGTTAAATCCAAAATACAGGGAAATTGCAGATAAAAACCTGTATGGGATGGATTATAAGACGTACCGTTTTGCCTACGAAAACCTTAAGCCTTTCAAGGTTGAAAAATTCGTTAAAAACGACCGTAATTACAGAACAAAAGTAAGTGCAGAGCTGCATTCCACCAATTTCAGTGAGCTTAAACTCTATTCCTCATCATGGGACCAGATCAGGAAGAGGCTGTACGAAGATGAAGACTTCGGAGGAGAACTGAAAAAAAACAGGTTGGCCAAAGATAATATGCCTGCCGCCATTGCAGGAATGAAAAATGACCTGGACAAGGCGAATGCCATATTCAACTATGTACAGAAAGCCTTTACCTGGAACAACAACCGTGGAATTTATACAGAAGACGGAATAAGAAAAATGCTGGAAACCAAGACCGGTAATGCAGCGGAAATCAATCTGTTCCTGGTAATGTTGCTGCGTGAAGCGGGTATCAAAGCTGATCCTGTACTGATTTCTACCATCAATAACGGCATGATTAACCTGGTTTCTCCCAATGTAGCCAATCTGAACCTGGTGATTGCTGCTATTGAGGTCAACGGTGAACTGCATATTTATGATGCGACCACCAAACAGTCTTCCGTAGACCAGCTTCCGCCAAGAGACTGGAACCAATATGGCATCCTCATGGCTAAAGAAAATGTAAAGCAGATCCAGATGGTAAACGGTAAACCGAGTTTTAATTACCTGACCACAACTGCTAAAATAAACCCGGATGGAAGCATTTCCGGTACTTATACTGACAGGGATACAGGAACTTACGCGATGTATGCCAAAGAAAACTACGATGATAACCAGGAAAATTACAAAAAGCAGTACAAAGAGAACTTTGCACTCGACTTTACCGGCATTACCTCCAAAGTATTGGATAATGGCGATTTTGAAAGCAGCATGAGCTTTTCATCCGAAAACCTGATTGACAAAGTAGGGAAGAAAATCATCATCAATCCAATGCTGTTCCTGAATAAAAACTCAAATGAGTTTGACCAGACTGATGAAAGAAAGTACCAGATTGATTTCATTTCCCCATTCACCAAGGTGAAAAAGATCACACTGGAAATCCCTGAAGGCTACGCTATAGAAGAAATGCCTAAAAGCAAAAAAATCGTCACTCAGGATAAAGAAATAGAGTACAGCTATTCTGCAGAGCAAAACGGCAATATGCTGGAGGTAACCTCTGTAATGACTGTTAAGAGTGCAGATTATCCTAAGGAATATTACCCTGCCTTTAAACAGATCTGGGGAACAGCCTCCAAAAGCGAAAACCAGGTGATCAGCCTGATCAGGAAATCATAA